Genomic segment of Meles meles chromosome 17, mMelMel3.1 paternal haplotype, whole genome shotgun sequence:
ataataaatacaaatttatatgagtaatatataaatatacatttaaaaatagaacatttatgaatatataaatttatttaaatatattacgtatgtttatatattatatcaaatatatttatatttgtgaataaatatgaatatataaataaaatataaatatgaatcatataaatatataataaatataaaaaatgtcttCGCTATTTGTAAATCAACTTTAGCCCCCCCTTATAGCTTTCATACACAGAAAAGGACGCTATGAGGATTTTCCCTAGGATTTCTTTGAAGCACAGGTTAGCATGGGGAGACAGACATCTGTACCCCACCGAGTCTTCTAATCTGTGACATAGTATATCTCACCATTTACATAGGTCTTTTAGTTTTCTGTGCAGAGGCCTTGCatgtcttttgttaaatttattccaaggactttgatattttcaaagtcttcaaaatgcttcaaaatgggggtgcctgggtggctcagtgggttaaagcctctgcctttcgctcaggtcatgatcccagggtcctgggatcgagccccgcatcaggctctctccttggcagggagcctgcttcctcctctctctctgcctgcctctctgcctacttgtgatctctctctgtcaaataaataaataatctttaaaaaaaaaatgcttcaaaatgtgatatattttttGAAACCAGATTCTAATTTTTGCTAATGATAGGGATGCAGCTGATGTAATTATGTACTGAGTCCCCAGCCCTGTAATGATTGATCTGCAgattatttctggatttttctaaCATACGAAATTTTGTAATTCATGAGAAATgaccatttttcttcctttataatcCTTCTGCCTTTTGCTTCTTTCTCACTGCGCTGTCTGGAATGAGATGGCAGAGATGGGAGAAGAAGCCATTCTTGCTTGTTCCTGATTCGGCACAGTCGTGTTACCTGTGGCACGGCCCAGGGAGAAGCTGATTGCCGAGTCCCCGTGCCGGAGCCCTGAAACCAGTGTAACGTGTGGCGACTACACTCAGATACAAACGAAGTTCGACAGCCTCATGAGTTTAAGGAACCTTCTTTTAATTCCTATTATGCTAACAGGTTTTATTCTTTCCCTGAGAGgatattaaattttgtcaaattttttttcttcatcagttaATTACATAATAATCACATAATTACATAAcacataattacataattaataTCCTTTATGTTGATAACATGCTAAGTTATATCGATTGATTTCAAATGTGCCAATCTTGCCTTTCTGGACTAAATGCAGCTTGAGTTCTGTGTCTGTGCTCCTGAGATTTCAAGATCTGGTTTCTACATCCTACTGGCCCAAAAGATGAGTTGGGATGTTTACTCTTTTCTCTCCCATGGGAGGTTTGGGGCAAGTTTGGCAAAACTTCCACTTTAATATTTTGGCAGAATCTACTAGTAAAGCTAATGAAGAAACCCAgagattggttggttggttggttggttggttggttttttaatgtggaatatattaattaaaattatatttcttgaGAATTAAATAGCTGTTCTCCCTATATCAGCTTCAATATGTGTTCTACGGGAACTTTCCCACTTTGCATAAGTTCTCAAATTTATGTTCATGAAGTCACAACATTCTCTGATCGTTTATGTGGTGTGACCTGAGAAATGCTCCACCTTCCATTCCCATCAGAGTTGATTTGTGCATCCTGTCTTTATTGCTTCATCAGCCTCACCAGAGGGTAagatttattgatattttcaataTTACAACTTTTGACTTTTTGAGTCACTGTACTGTATACTTATTTAATTTCTgccctcatttattcattttttatttataatctttttgtgttcatttattcttttcccaaaTTCTTGAGATGAATGCTGAAGTTATTGCTCTCCAGCCTGTGAACttttttattatgcattttaAAGGGCCTCTGTTTCTGTCTGAATACTGAAAAGCTATATCCCAAAAGCTTTGACTTgtagtgtttccattttctccaattcaaatcatttttctagtattcataattttttaatttgatttgtgATGCATTTAGAAATGCGTTTCTTGATTTTTGAGCACACGGATGTTTTCCAGCTCCCGGTTTCTTATGTCACCTTCAGCAGTGAATATGAAGTCGGCGACTGGTGGAGTCTGCCCCAGTTACTGTATCAGGTAGATGCAAGCTAATTGGTCCAAATTCAAGTTCAGGAACTTGTGTCTGGGCTTCATCATGTTTTCTACACCCACCTTAAGTGGGTAAATTCTTAACATCTATTCCCAAGGTTTTATGGCTTCCCTCGATTGGATAATCTGTTCTTGGGGTGGAACAGGAATTGAGGAAACACTTGTCATTGGGGCAGTGATGGTGACTAAAGTGGACACATGCCTGCACACACGCCACAAGACCGGTCccaaggaagaaaacagagtcGGGGCAAGAGGAAACTGTGATCAGCGTGTGCTCGTAATATTTTTCATCTGTTGTCTCATTGATCTTTACAACATCCCTGTAAATAATGGAGTTCAGACCTTGCCCCTACACTTTTCATGTGTTCGATGTACATCAAGCCTCAATACAAAGGTTATGTCCATGATGAGAAGGCACAGATCTGGTTAACAGCAGAACTGAGCAAAGGACTCAGAAAAGTCCCGAGGCTCGTGTGTTCGGATAGTCCATAAGATCCCCTGCTACTCCTGTGTGGTATAACCTCCACCGTGCTTCTAATTCTAAGCCTTCTGGGTGATATCAAGGTGTAATGCTGTGTTCGTGTGGTTTCCTTCATTACACGTTATATGTCTGCCGAGATGATTCCAGAATGCCTGCCACGGTGGGCCCCTTCAGTGCCATgatgtgtgtgcgcacgtgcgcgTGTGTGCGTATAACATTCACTTTTGAATATCACCATCTTAAAGAAAATGGCGGTTATTTCCAGCCCTCATCCATGTCACAGGACACGCAGGCTCTGCTGTCCTGTCTGCTTGACGGATCAATGTTCCCAGATATCCTGTAAAGTCAGAAGTGAGCGTCTGTCAGTGGAAGGACAGTCACGAACAGTGTTTTTAAGAACCTTCagtaatcaggggtgcctgggtggctcagttgggtaagcatccaactcttgattctgtctcaggtcatgatctcagggtcatggaatcaagccccgagtcaggctctgtgctcagctcggggtccgcttgggattctctctccctctttctctaaacCCTCCCcgccttcatgctctctctctctaataaataaataaaatgttaaaaaaatccTTCGGTCCTCAGTACGGCAGTGGACTTAACAAACAGAGGTGTCAATCCAGACATGCACAAGGAGACACTTGATGATTTCTACATAGTGTGTCACGTACTCGAAATGGCTTATCTCTGGGGAGGCACAGTCCAGTGTCTCACAGTGTTTCCAAGAAAAATTCCTCAGCCATTGTATCTTTAGATATTTTTAAGCATCTCTTAGTGTTGTGGTCACAAGGGTTGCTTCTACAATCTTGTCTTTTCCCCTTCCATCGGTGGAAGCCTGACTGGCAGAAGCCTAGGGTCTTTAGAAGCAGCCAGTAGAAGTGCAAGTAGTTGGACAACTTTCTTAACAAACTAAGTACATGTTTGTGATGCTTAAGTTCCCACACTCAGTCTCTGGATTCCTCCATGACAACTGGAAAAAGGCAAATGGCACAGGCTTCTCCTGATGTCACAGGATAAACACCTACTGACATCAGGGGACAGTCACTCATGTAGCAACAATCCAAGATTATTTTTTCAAGAAACTCCTCTTTCCAAGCACCTTTCTTAAGGCATTCTTCATGTCCTTATTCCTGAGACTGAAAATTAGAGGACTGAGGAAAGGGGTAATGACTGTGTAAGGGACGGCCATGAGCGTGTCGTCCCCTCCTGAAGCTTCTGGCTTCAGATAGACAATGGCTGCAAACCCAAAATGGACAAGGACCACAGTGAGATGGGAGGCGCAGGTAGAGAAGGCCTTCTGCTTGCCCTCGGCTGATGGGATCCTGAAGACAGTGGAAAGAATGAACACGTAAGTGATGATGATGAGCAGGAACGTGCCCATCAAGCCAGACACGGAGATCACTGTCACAATGGACCCCGTGAGGTCACTGTCTAGACAGGACAGCCTCACCACCGCTCGCATGTGGCAGAAGAAGTGTCTGACAAGGTTTGGGCTGCAGAAGGAGCCCCTGAATATCAGCGCCGTCTCTATCAGAGCGATAAGGAAGCCTCCAGCCCAAGCAGAGGCCACAAGTCGTCCACACCCCACGTTGGTCATAAGCAGTGGATATCTGAGAGGGTTGCAGATGGCCAGAAAGCGATCATATCCCATCAAGGTCAGGACGATGCAATTGGTGCCACCGAGTCCCAAGAAGAAACACATCTGCAAGCCACAGCCCATGACTGAGATGCCTCTGTTCCCAGTCAGCAGGCCTGCCAGCATCTTGGGGATGATGGTCAATGTGTAGCAGGTctcggagagagagagggcaccaAGGAAGAGGTACATGGGGATGTGGAGAGATCTGTCCAACCAAGTGAGACCCATGATGGTGAGGTTACCTGTGAGGGTGAGAAGGTAGAGGCCAAGGAAGACCACGAAGAGGAACATCTGCACATATGGGTACACGGAGAATCCAACAAGAATGAATTCTCTCACAGTCGTCTGGTTGACCTTCATTGTTGGCGAGTctgaaatctgaaagaaagaacaataaatacTCCGTTCTCcattattctttgaaaattatgTTGTGAGTAAGACAGACAATCAGAGTTATAATTACTAACTGATTTTTCATTTAGTTTAGCAAAATACCCTGTGCATATAGGTTGtgtgttttcctaatttttaaccCACTTGTTACATCTTTGTTCAGTGATCAATCCTTGATCACTTATTGGGGGACAGACACACCTtctggcttattttttaaaaggactttaCTGGCTGGTAATATAATGAGGGGTAAATATTCTGATTGATATCCAGATACAGGAAATTCAGGTGCATTAGGTGAGCCAGACTTGATCAGattctgaattaaaaaacaaaaaactaccaaGTAGTTAATACACAGTCAGAGTCTGACAAAACAACTTCCACATATAACATTGTGAGTATCTAATGAATGAAGGTTGATAATTGGTTTGTTAGGAGACTGGATTTGGACAATGGCTTATAATTGTACGGAAGCCCAAAGTCATTATCTCTTCTTGGAGAAGACATTTAGGTCCTGAAAGTGAAGAACACATTCCCTTCCCTTGCTCTGAGGAGAGGGAAGATAGTGATACTCCAGGACCCTTCAGGTTAAAAGTGACTAATAGAGTACGTGGATGGTATTGATAAACAGACCCTTTACCCAAGCACAGTGCAGGTAGCAACAGAAAATTTGCCCACTTCTTCAATGCCAACCCTAGTATCTGAAAAAGATAAATTCTAGAGATTCTGTGAACTCATCAATAATTCTGCATCTGATTTAATCTCATCCTCTAACTTCTACAACTATGCTGTCTTTCCTTATATTTAATGCTATGCTGAGCTATTGTTTTTCCATTCCTACACATCaacatatttaataataataattggggcgcctgggtggctcagtggattaagccgctgccttcggctcaggtcatggtctcagggtcctgggatcgaaccccacatcgggctctctgctccgcagggagcctgcttcctcctctctctctgcctgcctctctgcctacttgtgatctctctctctgtcaaataaataaataaaatcttaaaaaaaagaaaataataagcatCAGTAGGGTCTGCATTTTGCCAAATTCCTTGTAATGTTTATTGGTTTTCTTCTTGACAATGAAATTGTGAAGCACATAGCACAGCTGAGACATGTGCATGGCAGCTGTGATTTCTGTGTTTTAGAAATAAGATAGTTTTGTCTATGAGGTGGCATATTTGTAGCTGGAATCCAACTGTTTTGAGGTTAATTGTGTATTCTTTCCATGTATCGATGTCTCTTCCTTGAGGAAAGAGGCTCTCAGTCACAGATTTCTGTATTTCTCACAGCGCTGACACAAAACGTATTAAGAAGGTAATGATTCCCCATATGTGTTGCACGGATAGGTTAGTTATCAAAAAGAGGGTGGAATCTATGAACAGTTTCCCTTTTGCTTTGTTATTCAGCACTGCCGAGCATGTGGAGCATACAGACAGACTGACTTCCCACTCTTAATTAGATTTGGTTCCGGCAAAGATTGAGTCCTCGGTCAGCAGCATCGAGCCTGGTCCCTGACAGTCAAAATAGGCAGTAAGGAGAATGGTCTAAGTTATAATTATACGAATTTAACaagtacaaataaatataaataaaataaatatataattataaattttattattaaaggcTACAGAAACAACCCACGGCCCGATGGACTCTCCTTATCCATCTCCTTGCTTCTTCTGTCCTCTTAGACCTGATGAGGCTTGACTTCTTTCTTAGCCACACGAGAATCATGGGTCTAATCTTTCCCACCACGCTTTCTCCCACTTTTTCTCACTGTATCCACACCTGCTATCTGTGGGTAATGATCTCCCCAAAAGGAGTGTAGAgcaattttttttgtcttcctgccTTAGGCAATTATGTTAGAAGGGGACAGTGTCTAAGCGATCCGTGGGCTTCCTTTGCATGAGGTATGTTAGGCAAGACTTAGGCCTCCTTAGCATCCAAATTTAGAATCTCCACACCCACACTTGAAGCTCGTTCTTCTATTTCCCCCTGCAAACAGCTTTCTCAAGCACTTTGGACTGTCTCAGACAACTTTGTCCTCTCCCAGAAGTACTAGGTCCTCTTCACCCTTCTGCTCACGGCTGAGCCCTTGTGAACAATTCCTGCCTAAGGAGAGCACGGACGTCTCCCAGTTCTCTCGACTCTCCATAGGAGTCCTGAAGAACAGCAATCGGATTGTggaatgaaaatatgaataacTAAGTACCCCGGAGTGGGGCAAGGGGGAGAAGAGATGGGCAAAACAAGTTGTTTTTCATACATGGTGTCCTCAGTGCAGAGCTCatggctcttttct
This window contains:
- the LOC123927509 gene encoding olfactory receptor 10X1, with amino-acid sequence MKVNQTTVREFILVGFSVYPYVQMFLFVVFLGLYLLTLTGNLTIMGLTWLDRSLHIPMYLFLGALSLSETCYTLTIIPKMLAGLLTGNRGISVMGCGLQMCFFLGLGGTNCIVLTLMGYDRFLAICNPLRYPLLMTNVGCGRLVASAWAGGFLIALIETALIFRGSFCSPNLVRHFFCHMRAVVRLSCLDSDLTGSIVTVISVSGLMGTFLLIIITYVFILSTVFRIPSAEGKQKAFSTCASHLTVVLVHFGFAAIVYLKPEASGGDDTLMAVPYTVITPFLSPLIFSLRNKDMKNALRKVLGKRSFLKK